Below is a genomic region from Gemmatimonas sp..
CACTCAATGGGTCTGCGGTTCAGCCGGTTTTCAACGTCGCTGACCCCTTGAAACTCCTTCAGCAGGCGGTGCATCATCGCCGTCGCGCGCAGTCCTTTCCGCCTCGACGCTGGACGCGTAACATCCTCTTATGAATATCCTCGAACGGCTCACCACCGCCCTCGCTGACCGCTATCGCGTGGAACGCGAGATCGGCGCCGGTGGCATGGCCACGGTGTATCTCGCGCACGATCTCCGACACGATCGCGACGTAGCCATCAAGGTGCTGCATCCCGACCTCGGGGCGGCACTCGGCGGCGAGCGGTTCCTGAGCGAAATCCGCACCACGGCACGCTTACAGCATCCGCACATTTTGCCACTGCTGGACAGCGGTGAGGCGGACACGCTGCTGTACTACGTGATGCCGCTCGTAACGGGTGAAACGCTGCGCGCGCGCATCGTGCGCGAACGGCAGTTGCCGATCGCTACGGCGATTCAGATTGCGCGCGAAGTTGCCGGTGCGCTTGAACACGCGCACAAGCAGGGAATCATCCATCGCGACGTCAAGCCCGAGAACATCCTGCTGCAAGATGGCTCAGCACTCGTGGCAGACTTCGGCATTGCGCTGGCCGTACGGAGCGCCGGTGGTCAGCGCCTCACACAGACAGGCTTGAGTCTGGGCACACCCCAGTACATGAGCCCCGAGCAGGCGATGGGCGAGCGCGTCGTCGACGCGCGCAGCGACGTGTACGCGCTGGCGGCGATCACCTACGAGATGCTCACGGGTGATCCACCGTTCACTGGCTCGAGCGTGCAGGCCGTAGTGGCAAAGGTGATGAGCGCTGAACCGGAACGCCTCACGCTTACACGCAAGACGATTCCGCCGGCGATTGAACGTGCCGTGCTTACGGGATTGGCAAAGCTGCCGGCCGATCGACAAGAGAGTGCGGCTGCATTTGGCGCTGCGCTGCGTGATGCGTCACCGGACACGCAGTCCGACACGACGCCGCCGAGCGCTCCCCACAGAAGCGCGGCGCGTACGGCAAATCACGGCAGCCCATGGAAACTTGGAGTCGTCGGTCTCGCCGCTGGCATGGCGATCATGGCCGCGGCGTTGTGGCCGCGCGGGTCGACACGAAACGGAACCACCGTTGGCTTCACGCGTGCACAGATGACGTTTAGCGGAAAGGGGGCGTTGCCGGCGATCACGCCAAACGGTGACGTGATCGCCTATGTCGAAAGCGCCTGCGAACAGCAGGGAATCGACACGTACATGATCGTGCGCTATGGTGACGCGGCGGTCCCCTGTATCCTGTCCCTCATGGTGCAAGACACGGGATCATCGACCCCCGTACGGGTCATGAGCCGCGTCCCGTCAATTCGCGCCGTGCGATGGCTGGCCAGTGCGACCAGTCTGGTCATCGACGCCACACTCGACTCGTTACGAAACGGAATTTTTCTGGTTCCGCGTCTCGGCGGCGCGACACGACGCGTGGCCGAACAAGGGGCGTTCGATGTGCACGCCTCCGGCGATACGATACTTGTGTTGCCACTCGCATCGGCGAATGCAAGACACGCGCAGGTGATTGTCGCAGCTACTGGCTCCGTGGTCGACAGTGTCTCCGTGCCGCGCCGCGCCTATTTCGGCATCGCGTGGTCTCCCAACGGGGAACGCATTGCACTCATGACCGAGTCGAGCATTCTGCTGATCGCGCGCGACGGCGCCGTGTTGGACTCGCTCCCGCTGCGCATGCGGCGGACGCTTCATTGGGCTCCCGACGGATCAGCGTTGTTCGCTTTCTTGCCGGCCCCGGCCCGCGACGACGAGTTCGTGCGAATCGATGTCGATAAGGCGGGTCACCTCGCTCGGCTTCCCGTCGCCCTGATGCCACCCGTGCCCACCCTGTATCGAGGCGAGTTCGATATAGCGGCGCGCACCGGGACGCTGCTGTTCATCTCTGGTGACGCACGACAAGATCAGTGGGTATTCGACATCGGAGCTGGAACTACGTCATCACGCGCGGTGACCACAGGGACGTCGTGGTACGGCAGTGCTGCGATCGCCCCCGATGGAAAGACGTTGTTCTATGTTCGAGGCAATTCTGCCGGCGATAACCTCTATCGCCTGGCACTGAACGAAGCGTCGAACAGCGTGTCGGACGAGGAGGCGCTCACGAACAGCAGCGGCCCGGGCTATGAGCTCGTGAGCATCTCGCAGGATGGGCGTCGCGTGACGTTTACGAAGTCAGAAGGCGACACCGCGTTCGTCTACGATTTTCACACCGGTGAACGCCGTATCCTCCGACGATCCCCGGATCCGACGGGACAGGAAGCTCGGCTGCCTCGTGCGAATGGCGCCATGGTCACTGTCGGAGTGGCGGGTCACGATATCACTTTGACCGACGGCACAAGCGGCGCGAGCAGACTCCTGTCCGTCGCCGACTCGTTGCGACTGCTCTGGGGCGGCACGCTCAGTCCAGACGAGCAGGAACTCGCTGTTACTACACGGACGCCCACGGGCTTCGTGCTTGGCGCGGTATCGCTGGCCACCGGGCGTTTTCGCTCGCTGACGCCGATTGCCGCGGCTTTGCAGTCGAGCAGGCTCTCGTGGGCACGGGATGGGTCCATCTACTTCGGCGCGTGGGAAGCTGGGGCGCGGGCGCCGTCACTGCTGCGCGTGAACGCCACAACGGGTGGCGCACCGCAGCGTGTCATGACGCTGCCGTCGCATTGCGCGATCGTGAGTATCTCTGTCGCGACCGCCGCGCCGCGCGGCGTGTGCAGGGCCGAAGACTACCGAGGTGATTTATACCTGGCGACGATTCCGGGTGTGATGCGGTAGGCTGTGTTACTTCGCCGATTCAGGCTGCGCGACCTTTCGTGTGAACGATTCGAGCCATTGCTGAATTCCCAACATGCGAACGCCGGCCTGCGTCACCGGCACCGTCACGCAGTGCGCCCGTGGTCACCGTATCCCGCTAACCAGTCTCGGCTCGCCGGCGTGGTGGCCGGCTTTGCGGTGTCGATCAGTGGCCGGATTCGAGGTGCAATCCCTCCTTCGTGTGCATCCACGGCATCACCCGTGAGAAGCTACCGTCCGACATGGGGGGCGGCCAGCGTACGCGCGAGGGGCTGGATACGCGCGACACGCGCGCACTGGCGCGCGAGTGTCTGGCGATGAGTCAGGCCGAGTTCAGCGCGCGCCTCAAGGGCAGCGCGATCAGGCGCGCGACGCTGCAGCACCTTGGCGACGCCGCGAGTCGTTCGACCGTGTTCACGCGCTCCCTGTCCGGTCACCGGCTACCGATCGCCGCGCTGCATGCCGCAGTGCTTCGAGTTCACGGCGCAGTGGCTCCCAGTACGCGCAATCGGCCGCCATCTCGGTGGCCTGCTCGCTCGCCAGCGCCGCCGCCATGTCGCCGTCACTTCGCGCGGCGATGACGGCCGGGGGGTGCGAGCTCGCGGCCTGCCCTGGGAACTGCACGACCGCCTCTTGCAGGAACTCGGGCGACCGCAACTCGGTCAGCCTGAAGTCGATCTGCTCGTCCGACAGTTCCCCGTCTCGCGCGCTGGCGTACGACGCGTCCACCAGACGCCGAAGCATCGGCCAATCCTTGTCGCGTTGCGTCTTCTTCGCCTGCACCAGGTCGCCCAACGACAGGAGATCCACGAGAATTTCCTCCGTCGAGGACGGATCGGCGAGCGCGATCGTCGTCCGACGTTCCCAGAGCGTCTCGAACGGTGCCACGCCACGCATGTGGCTCATGATGTCGACGCGCAGCGGCGGCACGGGGCCCAGATCGACAGTGGCCGGGACGCTGAAGTGCACCGCATGGCCACGCGTCAGGAAGTGCCGCTCGAAGGCCGGTACCGCGATCACGGTGGCCTGCAAGGACTGTAGGGCGGCGGTCAAACGTGGCAGCGCATCATCGGTCGCCAGCACGGCGAGGTCGATGTCTCGGCTATACTCCGCCGCGCCGTACAACACGCAGGCCTGGCCCCCCATCAACAGGGCGGGCACGTCGAACCGACGGATCGTAGAAAGGACTCGAAGGATCTGGATCGGGATCACTGGTACCTCCGAGGGCGTGGAACCACGTCGCCAACCGGACCGTCTCGGCCCACCGTTGTTGCGGGGTCAGCCGCATCCAGTCGGCGGCTTCCTCCCCGTACAGGTCGTCCAGGCTGACTCTCGGAATGCTCACGCGGGTGTGCATGCAGTTGAAATTAGCCGTGGTATGCCGTGGTCACGAGTAGCGTCGCTGGGGAGACGGCCGTCGCGGCCGAACGAGGGTGCCCCGCCCCGTCCAGAGCGGAATCACGAAATCGGTATATGGACAGCCATCCTAGGATGTTTGCCCGTGGAACCATAGGTTCGCAGGCGAGCTCTCCGAGCCGGCGTTCGTATCACGCGCCGGCCTGTATTCAACTGACGCGCGCCCTCGCACGCGACTCTCTCTCGATGAGCCAGGCTGAGTTCGGCGCACGCTTCAAGGGCAGCGCGATGAAGCGCGAGAAGCGGCGGACTCGCGCGCGACCCGGCGGTAGTGCTCGGCAACGTCGCCGCGAATGACGACGCGCCGCTCTTGGACGCGGCGCTGCAGCACGACGAACCGCTCGTGCGCGAACACGCGGCGTGGGCGCTCACGCGAATCACGAGAACGACGTCGGACTGAGTTTCGGTGCTGTGCACCGTGCGAATCAGCGAATCATTCCCCCGCACGCGCACGCTGGCTCACTTCTCGATGCTCGCCATGATCGCGTTGGCCCGCGGATCACGACGCAGCGCGTCGTATCGCTCGGACCGGTTGTGCATCTGCAACCAGCCGTCTGGCTGTTTCACGGCGCGCTCGATCATCAGCAGTGCGCCTGCGTGATCACCCGGAGTTTCCAGCGCTGCGGCGAGCACGCCCATGGCCGGTAGCTCGCCACCGTTCACCACGCGCAAGTGTTCCATCGACCGGCGCGCGTCAGCGGCGCGTCC
It encodes:
- a CDS encoding protein kinase, whose protein sequence is MNILERLTTALADRYRVEREIGAGGMATVYLAHDLRHDRDVAIKVLHPDLGAALGGERFLSEIRTTARLQHPHILPLLDSGEADTLLYYVMPLVTGETLRARIVRERQLPIATAIQIAREVAGALEHAHKQGIIHRDVKPENILLQDGSALVADFGIALAVRSAGGQRLTQTGLSLGTPQYMSPEQAMGERVVDARSDVYALAAITYEMLTGDPPFTGSSVQAVVAKVMSAEPERLTLTRKTIPPAIERAVLTGLAKLPADRQESAAAFGAALRDASPDTQSDTTPPSAPHRSAARTANHGSPWKLGVVGLAAGMAIMAAALWPRGSTRNGTTVGFTRAQMTFSGKGALPAITPNGDVIAYVESACEQQGIDTYMIVRYGDAAVPCILSLMVQDTGSSTPVRVMSRVPSIRAVRWLASATSLVIDATLDSLRNGIFLVPRLGGATRRVAEQGAFDVHASGDTILVLPLASANARHAQVIVAATGSVVDSVSVPRRAYFGIAWSPNGERIALMTESSILLIARDGAVLDSLPLRMRRTLHWAPDGSALFAFLPAPARDDEFVRIDVDKAGHLARLPVALMPPVPTLYRGEFDIAARTGTLLFISGDARQDQWVFDIGAGTTSSRAVTTGTSWYGSAAIAPDGKTLFYVRGNSAGDNLYRLALNEASNSVSDEEALTNSSGPGYELVSISQDGRRVTFTKSEGDTAFVYDFHTGERRILRRSPDPTGQEARLPRANGAMVTVGVAGHDITLTDGTSGASRLLSVADSLRLLWGGTLSPDEQELAVTTRTPTGFVLGAVSLATGRFRSLTPIAAALQSSRLSWARDGSIYFGAWEAGARAPSLLRVNATTGGAPQRVMTLPSHCAIVSISVATAAPRGVCRAEDYRGDLYLATIPGVMR
- a CDS encoding HEAT repeat domain-containing protein, producing the protein MLGNVAANDDAPLLDAALQHDEPLVREHAAWALTRITRTTSD